Proteins found in one Triticum aestivum cultivar Chinese Spring chromosome 4D, IWGSC CS RefSeq v2.1, whole genome shotgun sequence genomic segment:
- the LOC123097242 gene encoding uncharacterized protein, with protein sequence MLPMELNGPPFGQPTTSTPNESLEQSHVQVRVEDGFDDIEKLTLLGLEFTWSTGDDLIRKVILEEMKKTKSGKELVEEVRKIEKNINAGSTISSQLELSVAEISMDTCEVLIPSHSVEQDSESPDEEIPQIEEDELENEEQDDQEIDYPSDQVEDAISISPERGKEAAIDELGEPKIHLPIVIQERDVAGFCLCTNQYMLTRFEVTFLGTPVDSRHGDEEKQGAHMKREAGEGMRIGNQKERSHNARGCEMIERVLHPSPMSCFMTHFEKVRKGTIKFQIWTMRQSR encoded by the exons ATGTTGCCAATGGAGTTAAATGGTCCTCCATTTGGTCAACCAACAACTTCAACACCTAATGAGTCGTTAGAGCAATCTCATGTGCAAGTGCGCGTAGAAGATGGTTTTGATGATATAGAGAAGCTCACATTACTTGGTCTTGAGTTCACTTGGAGTACCGGGGATGATCTTATTAGGAAGGTTATACTAGAGGAAATGAAGAAGACCAAGAGTGGAAAAGAGCTAGTGGAAGAAGTAAGGAAGATTGAGAAGAACATCAACGCTGGCAGTACTATATCATCACAGCTTGAGTTGAGTGTCGCTGAGATATCCATGGATACATGTGAGGTTCTAATACCTTCACATTCAGTTGAGCAAGATAGTGAGAGCCCGGATGAAGAGATACCTCAGATTGAAGAAGATGAACTAGAAAACGAGGAACAAGATGACCAAGAGATCGACTACCCAAGCGATCAAGTTGAAGACGCAATCTCTATCTCCCCCGAAAGAGGAAAAGAAGCTGCTATAGATGAACTTGGAGAACCAAAAATTCATTTGCCCATCGTCATACAAGAGCGTGATGTTGCAG GTTTTTGCTTGTGCACAAATCAATACATGCTGACCAGGTTCGAGGTGACATTCCTTGGGACCCCGGTGGATTCACGGCATGGTGATGAGGAGAAGCAAGGAGCACACATGAAGAGAGAAGCTGGAGAAGGCATGAGGATAGGGAATCAAAAGGAGAGGAGTCACAATGCAAGAGGATGTGAGATGATCGAGCGAGTGCTACACCCAAGCCCGATGAGTTGTTTCATGACCCATTTCGA aaaagtgcgtAAAGGCACTATAAAGTTCCAGATTTGGACTATGAGGCAATCGAGATGA